One genomic window of Evansella cellulosilytica DSM 2522 includes the following:
- the murC gene encoding UDP-N-acetylmuramate--L-alanine ligase, translated as MTTYHFIGIKGSGMSALAQILSDMDYNVQGSDVNKVFFTQKPLEQKGIPLFPFQKENIVEGQTLIASPAYNEENEEIKAAMEQNIPVNKYPNFLGEFIQQFTSIAVTGSHGKTSTTGLLAHVLQEAKPTSYLIGDGTGKGEKDSEYFVFEACEYRRHFLHYSPDYAIMTNIDFDHPDYFSGVQDVFDAFQEMAMQVKKGIIACGDDNYLQQLNAQVPVVYYGFNEEHDFCGKNIRSDENGTHFDVYVRSSFYGSFTIPGYGKHNVLNALAVIALCKYEEVDINIIQSRLITFSGVKRRFSEKLVGNQVLIDDYAHHPTEIAVTIDATRKKYPNREVIAVFQPHTFTRTKTFLDEFANCLQAADKVFLCDIFSSARENKGDLSIQDLLELIPDASTISEETIDQLSKYEDAVILFMGAGDVQKFQQAYENCLKSKQ; from the coding sequence ATGACAACTTATCATTTTATTGGAATTAAAGGTTCGGGAATGAGCGCATTGGCGCAAATATTAAGTGACATGGATTACAATGTACAAGGATCTGACGTTAATAAAGTCTTTTTTACGCAAAAGCCGTTAGAGCAAAAGGGGATTCCTTTATTCCCTTTTCAAAAGGAAAATATTGTGGAAGGGCAAACATTAATTGCCTCTCCTGCTTACAACGAAGAAAATGAGGAAATTAAAGCAGCGATGGAGCAAAACATTCCTGTTAATAAATACCCAAATTTCTTAGGTGAATTTATACAGCAATTTACGAGTATTGCTGTAACCGGTAGCCATGGTAAAACTTCAACTACGGGGTTATTAGCGCACGTATTACAAGAGGCTAAGCCTACCTCCTACCTTATTGGTGATGGAACTGGCAAAGGTGAAAAAGATAGCGAATATTTCGTCTTTGAGGCTTGTGAATATCGTAGGCATTTCCTCCATTATAGTCCTGACTATGCCATAATGACGAATATTGACTTTGACCACCCAGATTACTTTAGTGGTGTTCAAGATGTATTTGATGCATTTCAAGAAATGGCAATGCAGGTGAAAAAAGGGATTATTGCTTGTGGTGATGATAACTACTTACAACAGTTAAATGCCCAAGTGCCAGTAGTTTATTATGGATTTAATGAAGAACATGATTTTTGTGGAAAAAATATACGTTCTGATGAAAATGGTACTCATTTTGACGTTTATGTACGAAGTTCATTTTATGGATCGTTTACAATACCTGGTTATGGAAAACATAATGTACTTAACGCATTAGCTGTTATTGCACTCTGTAAGTATGAAGAAGTCGATATCAACATTATTCAATCCAGGTTAATAACGTTCTCTGGTGTAAAAAGACGCTTTAGTGAAAAGCTGGTAGGAAATCAAGTATTGATTGATGATTATGCACATCATCCTACTGAAATTGCAGTGACTATCGATGCAACAAGAAAGAAATACCCTAATCGAGAAGTAATTGCTGTATTCCAACCACATACATTTACAAGAACAAAAACATTTCTAGACGAGTTTGCTAATTGTTTACAAGCTGCAGATAAAGTTTTTCTTTGTGATATCTTCTCATCAGCTAGAGAAAACAAAGGTGACCTATCCATTCAAGATTTGTTAGAGCTTATTCCAGATGCTTCAACGATTTCTGAAGAAACGATAGATCAACTTAGCAAGTATGAAGACGCAGTAATTTTATTTATGGGAGCAGGCGACGTCCAGAAGTTCCAACAAGCATATGAAAACTGCTTAAAAAGTAAACAATAA
- a CDS encoding aminopeptidase: MRDPRIQVLAKNLINYSVNLQKGEKILIENFGIQKELVNALVEEAYQAGGLPFVSLKEHEVNRSLLIGATSEQQQLTAQFEATVMKEMDAYIGLRAGDNINELSDVPDEQMALHQKTVGTKVHREIRVPKTKWVVLRYPSSSMAQLAKMSTTGFEDFYFNVCNLDYGKMDNAMDALVKRMNNTDQVRITGEGTDLTFSIKDIPAIKCAGRLNIPDGEVYTAPVKNSVNGTITYNTASPYQGFTFENIRFTFENGKIVNATSNNNEKINAILDTDEGARYIGEFAIGVNPYISHPMQDILFDEKIDGSFHFTPGQAYDNAYNGNDSAVHWDIVNIQRPEYGGGNIYFDGELIRENGRFVVKDLESLNPENLK; encoded by the coding sequence ATGAGAGATCCACGCATTCAAGTATTAGCTAAAAATTTAATTAACTATTCTGTAAACCTACAAAAGGGAGAAAAAATCCTTATTGAAAACTTTGGCATTCAAAAGGAATTAGTAAACGCGCTAGTAGAAGAAGCGTATCAAGCAGGTGGTTTACCATTCGTTTCCCTAAAAGAACACGAAGTAAACCGGTCTTTACTTATAGGTGCGACTTCTGAACAGCAACAATTAACAGCTCAGTTCGAAGCAACGGTAATGAAAGAGATGGATGCCTATATTGGATTGCGCGCTGGTGACAATATAAATGAGCTTTCTGATGTCCCGGATGAGCAAATGGCTTTACACCAAAAGACAGTTGGAACAAAGGTACATAGAGAAATAAGAGTCCCAAAAACAAAGTGGGTAGTTCTACGTTATCCGAGCTCATCAATGGCACAGCTAGCAAAAATGAGTACTACAGGTTTTGAAGATTTTTATTTTAACGTCTGTAATCTAGATTATGGAAAAATGGATAATGCGATGGACGCTTTAGTGAAGAGAATGAATAACACTGATCAAGTACGAATTACTGGTGAAGGAACTGATTTAACTTTTTCTATAAAAGATATTCCTGCAATTAAGTGTGCCGGACGTCTTAACATTCCAGATGGTGAGGTTTATACAGCACCAGTGAAAAACTCCGTAAATGGGACAATTACGTATAATACAGCTTCACCTTATCAAGGCTTCACATTTGAAAACATAAGATTTACATTTGAAAATGGTAAAATTGTTAATGCGACTTCAAATAACAATGAAAAGATCAATGCTATTCTCGATACAGATGAAGGTGCCCGTTATATCGGTGAATTTGCTATTGGGGTAAATCCTTATATTTCACATCCGATGCAAGATATTTTATTCGACGAGAAAATTGATGGCAGTTTCCATTTCACGCCTGGTCAAGCGTATGATAATGCCTATAATGGTAATGATTCAGCTGTACACTGGGATATTGTAAACATCCAACGCCCTGAATACGGTGGTGGTAACATCTATTTTGACGGTGAGCTTATTCGTGAAAATGGCCGATTTGTAGTGAAGGATTTAGAATCGCTAAATCCAGAAAATTTAAAGTAA